A single region of the Coregonus clupeaformis isolate EN_2021a chromosome 16, ASM2061545v1, whole genome shotgun sequence genome encodes:
- the LOC121585088 gene encoding myosin regulatory light chain 2, atrial isoform, which yields MASKKAANKRQRGAQKSCSNVFSMFEQSQIQEFKEAFGCIDQDRDGVIKKQDLRETYGQLGKLNVKDEELDEMLNEGKGPINFTVFLTLFGEKLNGTDPEDTILAAFKLFDPNSTGFVHKDEFKRLLMNQADKFTAEEVDQAFSVAPIDVAGNIDYKSLCYIITHGDEKEES from the exons ATG GCCAGTAAGAAGGCTGCTAATAAGAGACAGAGGGGAGCCCAGAAGAGCTGTTCCAATGTCTTCTCCATGTTCGAACAGTCCCAGATACAGGAGTTCAAGGAG GCTTTCGGCTGTATTGACCAAGACAGAGATGGTGTAATCAAAAAACAGGACCTGAGAGAAACCTATGGACAGCTAG GGAAGCTGAACGTTAAAGATGAGGAACTGGATGAGATGTTGAACGAGGGGAAGGGTCCCATCAACTTCACTGTGTTCCTCACTCTATTTGGAGAGAAACTCAACG GCACAGACCCTGAGGACACCATCCTCGCTGCCTTCAAGCTTTTTGACCCAAACAGCACAGGCTTCGTCCACAAGGATGA GTTTAAACGATTACTGATGAACCAGGCTGATAAATTCACAGCAGAGGAG GTGGACCAGGCGTTCTCTGTGGCTCCAATTGACGTGGCCGGCAACATCGACTACAAGTCGCTGTGTTACATCATCACACAcggagacgagaaggaggagtcCTAA
- the LOC121585089 gene encoding hexokinase-4 isoform X2, whose translation MYDMDPHTMDKVEQILSEFRLKKEQLKEVMKRMMREMDRGLRVETHQEASVKMLPTYVCSTPEGSEVGDFLALDLGGTNFRVMLVKVGEDEERGWKVETKHQMYSIPEDAMTGTAEMLFDYIAECISDFLNRQHIKHKKLPLGFTFSFPVRHENIDKGILLNWTKGFKASGAEGNNVVGLLRDAIKRRGDFEMDVVAMVNDTVATMISCYYEDRSCEVGMIVGTGCNACYMEEMRTVELVEGEEGRMCVNTEWGAFGANGELEEFRLEYDRVVDETSLNPGQQLYEKLISGKYMGELVRLVLLKLVNEELLFNGEASDLLKTRGSFETRYVSQIESDSGDRKQIYNILSTLGVLPSELDCDIVRLACESVSTRAAHMCGAGLAGVINRMRERRSQEVLKITVGIDGSVYKLHPCFQDRFHKVVRELTPHCDITFIQSEEGSGRGAALISAVACKMAACILTP comes from the exons ATGTATGATATGGATCCTCATACGATGGATAAG GTGGAGCAGATCCTGTCGGAGTTCAGGCTGAAGAAGGAGCAGTTGAAGGAGGTAATGAAGAGGATGATGAGGGAGATGGACCGGGGACTGCGCGTAGAGACGCACCAGGAGGCCAGTGTCAAAATGCTGCCCACCTACGTCTGTTCTACCCCTGAGGGATCAG AGGTTGGTGATTTCCTGGCCCTGGACCTGGGGGGGACTAACTTCCGTGTGATGTTGGTGAAGGtgggggaggatgaggagaggggatggaaggtggagacCAAACACCAGATGTACTCCATCCCAGAGGACGCCATGACAGGCACGGCTGAGATG CTCTTTGACTACATTGCAGAGTGTATATCAGACTTCCTGAACAGACAACACATCAAGCACAAGAAGCTTCCTCTGGGTTTCACATTCTCCTTTCCTGTACGACACGAGAACATAGACAAG GGCATCCTACTGAACTGGACCAAAGGGTTCAAGGCGTCTGGAGCAGAGGGTAACAACGTGGTGGGACTACTGAGAGATGCCATCAAGAGGAGAGGG GACTTTGAGATGGACGTTGTTGCCATGGTGAACGATACAGTTGCTACCATGATATCCTGTTACTATGAGGACCGCAGCTGTGAAGTGGGAATGATTGTGG GTACTGGGTGTAACGCTTGTTACATGGAGGAGATGCGGACAGTGGAGCTggtggagggggaagaggggaggatgtGTGTGAACACAGAGTGGGGGGCCTTCGGAGCCAACGGAGAGCTGGAGGAGTTTAGACTGGAGTACGACAGGGTGGTGGATGAGACATCACTCAACCCTGGACAACAACT CTATGAGAAGTTGATCAGTGGGAAGTACATGGGAGAGCTGGTGAGGCTGGTATTGTTGAAGCTGGTGAACGAGGAGCTGCTGTTTAACGGAGAGGCCTCTGACCTACTGAAGACTCGTGGCAGCTTTGAGACACGCTACGTCTCCCAGATAGAGAG tgaCTCTGGAGACAGGAAGCAGATCTACAACATCCTGTCTACACTGGGCGTGTTGCCGTCGGAGCTGGACTGTGACATAGTGCGTCTAGCTTGTGAGAGCGTGTCCACGCGGGCAGCACACATGTGTGGGGCAGGGTTAGCCGGTGTCATCAACCGCATGAGAGAACGCCGCAGCCAGGAGGTGCTGAAGATCACTGTGGGCATCGACGGCTCCGTCTACAAACTCCACCCctg TTTCCAGGACAGGTTCCACAAAGTTGTACGGGAGCTGACGCCTCACTGTGACATCACCTTCATCCAATCAGAAGAAGGGAGTGGCCGGGGGGCGGCACTTATCTCGGCAGTAGCCTGTAAGATGGCAGCGTGCATCCTGACACCGTGA
- the LOC121585089 gene encoding hexokinase-4 isoform X1 gives MLCINSYTGQMGTMPCILSTVLETVLMVEQILSEFRLKKEQLKEVMKRMMREMDRGLRVETHQEASVKMLPTYVCSTPEGSEVGDFLALDLGGTNFRVMLVKVGEDEERGWKVETKHQMYSIPEDAMTGTAEMLFDYIAECISDFLNRQHIKHKKLPLGFTFSFPVRHENIDKGILLNWTKGFKASGAEGNNVVGLLRDAIKRRGDFEMDVVAMVNDTVATMISCYYEDRSCEVGMIVGTGCNACYMEEMRTVELVEGEEGRMCVNTEWGAFGANGELEEFRLEYDRVVDETSLNPGQQLYEKLISGKYMGELVRLVLLKLVNEELLFNGEASDLLKTRGSFETRYVSQIESDSGDRKQIYNILSTLGVLPSELDCDIVRLACESVSTRAAHMCGAGLAGVINRMRERRSQEVLKITVGIDGSVYKLHPCFQDRFHKVVRELTPHCDITFIQSEEGSGRGAALISAVACKMAACILTP, from the exons ATGCTGTGCATCAACTCCTACACGGGCCAGATGGGGACGATGCCTTGTATCCTTAGCACTGTGCTAGAGACAGTCCTCATG GTGGAGCAGATCCTGTCGGAGTTCAGGCTGAAGAAGGAGCAGTTGAAGGAGGTAATGAAGAGGATGATGAGGGAGATGGACCGGGGACTGCGCGTAGAGACGCACCAGGAGGCCAGTGTCAAAATGCTGCCCACCTACGTCTGTTCTACCCCTGAGGGATCAG AGGTTGGTGATTTCCTGGCCCTGGACCTGGGGGGGACTAACTTCCGTGTGATGTTGGTGAAGGtgggggaggatgaggagaggggatggaaggtggagacCAAACACCAGATGTACTCCATCCCAGAGGACGCCATGACAGGCACGGCTGAGATG CTCTTTGACTACATTGCAGAGTGTATATCAGACTTCCTGAACAGACAACACATCAAGCACAAGAAGCTTCCTCTGGGTTTCACATTCTCCTTTCCTGTACGACACGAGAACATAGACAAG GGCATCCTACTGAACTGGACCAAAGGGTTCAAGGCGTCTGGAGCAGAGGGTAACAACGTGGTGGGACTACTGAGAGATGCCATCAAGAGGAGAGGG GACTTTGAGATGGACGTTGTTGCCATGGTGAACGATACAGTTGCTACCATGATATCCTGTTACTATGAGGACCGCAGCTGTGAAGTGGGAATGATTGTGG GTACTGGGTGTAACGCTTGTTACATGGAGGAGATGCGGACAGTGGAGCTggtggagggggaagaggggaggatgtGTGTGAACACAGAGTGGGGGGCCTTCGGAGCCAACGGAGAGCTGGAGGAGTTTAGACTGGAGTACGACAGGGTGGTGGATGAGACATCACTCAACCCTGGACAACAACT CTATGAGAAGTTGATCAGTGGGAAGTACATGGGAGAGCTGGTGAGGCTGGTATTGTTGAAGCTGGTGAACGAGGAGCTGCTGTTTAACGGAGAGGCCTCTGACCTACTGAAGACTCGTGGCAGCTTTGAGACACGCTACGTCTCCCAGATAGAGAG tgaCTCTGGAGACAGGAAGCAGATCTACAACATCCTGTCTACACTGGGCGTGTTGCCGTCGGAGCTGGACTGTGACATAGTGCGTCTAGCTTGTGAGAGCGTGTCCACGCGGGCAGCACACATGTGTGGGGCAGGGTTAGCCGGTGTCATCAACCGCATGAGAGAACGCCGCAGCCAGGAGGTGCTGAAGATCACTGTGGGCATCGACGGCTCCGTCTACAAACTCCACCCctg TTTCCAGGACAGGTTCCACAAAGTTGTACGGGAGCTGACGCCTCACTGTGACATCACCTTCATCCAATCAGAAGAAGGGAGTGGCCGGGGGGCGGCACTTATCTCGGCAGTAGCCTGTAAGATGGCAGCGTGCATCCTGACACCGTGA
- the LOC121585089 gene encoding hexokinase-4 isoform X3, with protein MVEQILSEFRLKKEQLKEVMKRMMREMDRGLRVETHQEASVKMLPTYVCSTPEGSEVGDFLALDLGGTNFRVMLVKVGEDEERGWKVETKHQMYSIPEDAMTGTAEMLFDYIAECISDFLNRQHIKHKKLPLGFTFSFPVRHENIDKGILLNWTKGFKASGAEGNNVVGLLRDAIKRRGDFEMDVVAMVNDTVATMISCYYEDRSCEVGMIVGTGCNACYMEEMRTVELVEGEEGRMCVNTEWGAFGANGELEEFRLEYDRVVDETSLNPGQQLYEKLISGKYMGELVRLVLLKLVNEELLFNGEASDLLKTRGSFETRYVSQIESDSGDRKQIYNILSTLGVLPSELDCDIVRLACESVSTRAAHMCGAGLAGVINRMRERRSQEVLKITVGIDGSVYKLHPCFQDRFHKVVRELTPHCDITFIQSEEGSGRGAALISAVACKMAACILTP; from the exons ATG GTGGAGCAGATCCTGTCGGAGTTCAGGCTGAAGAAGGAGCAGTTGAAGGAGGTAATGAAGAGGATGATGAGGGAGATGGACCGGGGACTGCGCGTAGAGACGCACCAGGAGGCCAGTGTCAAAATGCTGCCCACCTACGTCTGTTCTACCCCTGAGGGATCAG AGGTTGGTGATTTCCTGGCCCTGGACCTGGGGGGGACTAACTTCCGTGTGATGTTGGTGAAGGtgggggaggatgaggagaggggatggaaggtggagacCAAACACCAGATGTACTCCATCCCAGAGGACGCCATGACAGGCACGGCTGAGATG CTCTTTGACTACATTGCAGAGTGTATATCAGACTTCCTGAACAGACAACACATCAAGCACAAGAAGCTTCCTCTGGGTTTCACATTCTCCTTTCCTGTACGACACGAGAACATAGACAAG GGCATCCTACTGAACTGGACCAAAGGGTTCAAGGCGTCTGGAGCAGAGGGTAACAACGTGGTGGGACTACTGAGAGATGCCATCAAGAGGAGAGGG GACTTTGAGATGGACGTTGTTGCCATGGTGAACGATACAGTTGCTACCATGATATCCTGTTACTATGAGGACCGCAGCTGTGAAGTGGGAATGATTGTGG GTACTGGGTGTAACGCTTGTTACATGGAGGAGATGCGGACAGTGGAGCTggtggagggggaagaggggaggatgtGTGTGAACACAGAGTGGGGGGCCTTCGGAGCCAACGGAGAGCTGGAGGAGTTTAGACTGGAGTACGACAGGGTGGTGGATGAGACATCACTCAACCCTGGACAACAACT CTATGAGAAGTTGATCAGTGGGAAGTACATGGGAGAGCTGGTGAGGCTGGTATTGTTGAAGCTGGTGAACGAGGAGCTGCTGTTTAACGGAGAGGCCTCTGACCTACTGAAGACTCGTGGCAGCTTTGAGACACGCTACGTCTCCCAGATAGAGAG tgaCTCTGGAGACAGGAAGCAGATCTACAACATCCTGTCTACACTGGGCGTGTTGCCGTCGGAGCTGGACTGTGACATAGTGCGTCTAGCTTGTGAGAGCGTGTCCACGCGGGCAGCACACATGTGTGGGGCAGGGTTAGCCGGTGTCATCAACCGCATGAGAGAACGCCGCAGCCAGGAGGTGCTGAAGATCACTGTGGGCATCGACGGCTCCGTCTACAAACTCCACCCctg TTTCCAGGACAGGTTCCACAAAGTTGTACGGGAGCTGACGCCTCACTGTGACATCACCTTCATCCAATCAGAAGAAGGGAGTGGCCGGGGGGCGGCACTTATCTCGGCAGTAGCCTGTAAGATGGCAGCGTGCATCCTGACACCGTGA
- the LOC121585090 gene encoding synaptobrevin homolog YKT6 yields the protein MKLYSLSVLHKGATKSNLLKSAYDLSSFSFFQRSSVQEFMTFTSALIVERSADGSRASVKEQGYLCHVYVRNDSLSAVVIADSEYPQRVAFTLLDKVLEEFSRQVDSIDWPSGNPDTINYKALDIHLAKYQNPRDADAMTKVQAELDETKIILHNTMESLLERGEKLDDLVQKSEHLGNQSKAFYKTARKQNSCCEVM from the exons ATGAAGCTGTACAGCCTCAGCGTCCTCCACAAAGGAGCGACTAAATCCAACCTCCTCAAATCCGCCTATGACCTCTCCTCCTTCAGCTTCTTCCAGCGCTCCAG TGTCCAAGAGTTCATGACCTTCACCAGCGCCTTGATTGTGGAGCGTTCTGCAGACGGCAGCCGAGCCTCAGTCAAAGAACAAG GGTACCTGTGCCATGTGTATGTGAGGAATGACAGTCTGAGTGCAGTGGTGATAGCAGACAGCGAGTACCCCCAAAGAGTCGCCTTCACACTACTAGACAAA GTGCTAGAGGAGTTTTCCAGGCAAGTGGACAGTATAGACTGGCCATCTGGAAACCCAGACACCATCAACTACAAAGCCCTGGACATCCACCTGGCCAAATACCAG AACCCCAGAGATGCAGATGCGATGACCAAAGTGCAGGCTGAGCTAGACGAGACAAAAATCATTTTG CATAACACCATGGAGTCTCtgttggagagaggggagaagctGGATGATCTGGTACAGAAGTCTGAACACCTGGGGAACCAGTCTAAAGCCTTTTATAAGACT GCACGGAAGCAGAACTCATGCTGTGAGGTCATGTGA